The genomic segment TGAAGCAGATAGCATCCAGGCTCCCCCCCTTGGCGGGCCAGCTCTGCGAGGGTTTCAAAACGGCTGCGAAAAAGGGAACGTGGAACCTCTAGCGACGTGATTGGTTCCGTCTCCGTGTCGAAGGTCTCACACCAGCGTGAGGCGATTTCGGCGAGCAGGAGGGCACTACTCCCTCGCACAACCGTTGGCCCTAACCAGTTCAGGCCCTGATATTGCTTTGGAGGATTCCACGAAGGATTGTCCGTTTGGAATTCTGGGAGCGTTTTGGCAAACGCAAGAAGCAAGTCATCCTCAATCCGAAGCGGGGCATCCTTACGCCCCAGTAATGACCAATAATCCTGTGGGATTCTCTGCGCCTCGTCAAAGACCCAAAAGTCATGATACGGCCCCATCAGTGGTTTCATGCGTTAACTCTACCAGGAGCAAACAAAAAAGGCCCCGCGGGGGCGGAGCCTTTTTGATTTTTCGAGGCGAGGTGCCTACAGGCCCTTGTCCTCAAGGAAGTTGAGCAGGTCGGCGAGGCGGTTGGAGTAGCCCCACTCGTTGTCGTACCAGCTCACGACCTTGACAAAGTTGCCCAGCCCGACGGTATCAATGGCGCTGAAGATCGAGCTGTGGGGGTTGCCCTTGAGGTCGGTGGAGACCAGCGGCTCGTCGTTGTACTGCAGGATTCCCTGGAAGCCCGGCGTCTCGGAGGCGGCCTTCATCGCGGCGTTGATGTCCGCGACGGGAGCGTCTTTGGAGAGCAGTGCGGTGAAGTCGACCACGGAGACCGTGGGGGTGGGGACGCGGAAGGCCATTCCGGTGAACTTGCCCTGGAGCTCGGGGATGACCAGACCGACAGCCTTGGCCGCGCCGGTGGAGCTGGGGACGATGTTCATCGCGGCGGCGCGGGCATCGCGCAGGTCCTTAGCGGCGGTATCGACCGTCTTCTGGGAGTTGGTGTAGGCATGGATCGTGGTCAGCAGCCCCTTCTCAATCCCAAAGCTCTCGTGGAGGACCTTGGCAACGGGAGCCAGGCCGTTGGTGGTGCAGCTTGCGTTGGAGATGACATGGTGCTTGGCCGGGTCGTACATGTGCTCGTTCACGCCCAGGACGATGGTCAGGTCCTCGTTCTTGGCAGGTGCGGAGATCACGACCTTCTTGACCGTGCCCTGCTTGTGGGCGACAGCCTTGGTGGCATCGGTGAAGAAGCCGGTGGACTCGACCACGATATCGACATTCTCGGTGCTCCACGGGATCGCGGCAGGGTCCTTCTCCGCAAAGACCTGGATCTTCTGGCCGTCCACCACAAGGTCTGTGCCTTCGTAGCCAACCGTGCCCTTGAAGGGGCCGTAGTTGGAGTCGTACTTCAGAAGGTGAGCGTTGGTGGGGGCGTCGGTCAGGTCGTTGATCGCCACAATTTGAACGTCGCCGCTCAGCCCATATTTCTCATAGATGGCGCGGAAGGTCAGGCGCCCGATGCGCCCGAAGCCGTTGATGCCAACACGTACTGCCATTTTTTTCCTCACAAATCGAAAACGATTAGATGTGCGAATACGTCTCGGGCATCATTGGCGCGACGTTTCCGCCAATAAGAGAGGATACCCGTTTTAGACTTCTGGTGCAAATCAGACTGTCTTAACCTCTCCCACCCCCAGCCCCTCCCTCCCCCGGGCAGTCGTTCCTCCTTGGGGAAGAGAGGGGAGCCAATCTCCTTTGGTTTCCCCTTTCCCAGTGAGGTACGAACGCCCAGGAGAGGGGGCAGGGGGAGAGGTTGAGAGGTCAAATCCCCGGAAATCCGTCGCGGCGGACGTAGAAGCGGGCTCTCTTGATGCGGCCATTGGGGGCGGGATCGCCCTGTCGGGGCAGGAGCTTGACCCCCGTGAGGAGCTGCTCACTACCGATATCCACAACCAGATGGTGTGGGTGGTTCTGCTCGCCGCTGGAGTAGGCGGTGTGCCAGTGCGTGTTGGGGTTGCCATCGAGCACGTTGTCCGACTTGCCATCCTCCGAGTCCGTCTCCTCGCTGCTGGCGTAGATCACGCGCGCCCGAAGCGGCTTGCCGTTTTCCCCCAGCACCGTCAGCTCCGCCAGAGTCGCGAAGGCATCGCCCTTGTAGTTGGAGAGGCTCTCTAGACACAGATAGCGACCCGGGACAGGAGTGGGAAAGGTGATGCTCTGGAGCGCACCGCCGTCGGGGAGCGTGCCTTCCCAGGTGGGGGCCAGCGAGACCAGGCTCAGGTTCTGGCCACGCTTGCGGTGCGGCTGAGCGGGGAGCGCATCGGGGCGGAGGTCATCGAGGATGGGCTCGGTGAGGCCGGAGAGCGCGGCCTGGCGGGGCTCTTCCCAGGCAAGCACGACGATCTCATTGACGCCCTCTTTGAGCCAGCAGCCGGGGCAGTAGAGGGTCTGCTGGGGGCCTATACTCCAGTAGCGCCCGAGGTGCTGCCCATTGACCCAGACCATCCCACGCTTCCAGCCGCGCATGTCCAGGTAGGTGTCGCCGGTCTGGGTGAGCGTGATGGTGGCGCGGTAGTAGCTGGGGCCGGCAAAGTCCTGGAGCTGGTAGCGCAGACCGGTCGGTGCGGCCTCCAGCGGGAGCGGGAAGACCTGCCAGGGCGCGGTGAGCGGCTTGCCATCCAATAAAATCTCGCCGGCGAGTCCCTTGCGGTCGTGCAGGCCGCCGCCGTAGTTGATGCGCCCGAGGGCCTCGACCAGGATATCCAGCGGCCGGGAGTCGTGGCGCGGAGGAACGGAAACCGTGTGGCTCTCACCGTCGCGGCGGTTGAGTGTCCCCAGGCGCTCCCCACCAACCGTCACCTGGGCGATGTCGTGGATGCCGGTGAGGCTGAGTGTCGCGGCCTCACCGGGGGGGAGCATCGTGCGATAGAGGATCGCCCCGAGCGCACAGTCGTAGCTCTCCAGGGTGCGGGGCTTGCTGTCGAGAACCGGCTTGGGCAGGTGCTCCAGGAGCCGCGCGGACTCCTCGAAGCGAATCCGTGGGAGTGCGATCGTTGGGATCGGCTTGGGGATAGGGGGGAGCGCCTCGCCGGTCGCCTTGCCGATGGCATCGCGGATGGCGAGGAACTTCTCGGTGACCCCGCCCGCCTCAGGGATGGGGGCGTTGTAGTCGTAGCTGGTGGTGTCCGGTGCAAATTTCGGGTAGTTCGCCCCGGCCCATAGCCCAAAGCTCGTGCCGCCGTGGGCAACATAGAGGTTAAACGAGGTCTTCTCCGCTAGCATGGTCGTGACATCCCGCACGATCCCCGGTGTCCCCACTTTGGGAAACGGCTCGCCCCAGTGCGAGAGCCAGCCGGGGTAGTACTCGGTGACAATCAGCGGGCCGCTGGGACGGAAGCGACGCAGCTCCTTGAGCGAGCCCACTCCACCATTGACACCGCAGAACGTGTCGGTGCGCGAGCCGTTCCAGAGCTGGCTGGGGCCATCGGCGGTAAAGAGCGGGACATTCACCCCTGCACGCTCCCAGAGCTTCTTAACGGCCAGAATATACTCCTTGTCTTTGCCGTAGCTACCATACTCGTTCTCTACCTGCACCATCAGGATCGGGCCGCCGTTGGTGACCAGCAAGGGGCGCACCTCGGTCGCCAGCCGCGCGACATACTTGGCGACAGCGCTCATGTAGCGTGGGTCTTGCGTGCGGAGCTTGATGTCCGGGGTCTTGAGCAGCCACCAGGGAATCCCGCCCAGCTCCCACTCGGCGCAGACATAGGGCCCGGGGCGCAGCATGACCCAGAGGCCCTCTTCCTGCGCCTGCTTGATATACGCGGCCAGGTCTGCCATCCCCGCAAAGTTCCAGCGTCCGGGCGTCGGCTCGTGGAGGTTCCAGAAGTCGTAGGTGGCGACCATGTTGCAGCCCATGGCCTTGAGCATCTGCAAGCGGTGTCGCCAGTAGGGGCGCGGGATGCGGCAGTAGTGCATCTCGCCGCAGCGCAGAACCGTGGGCTTGCCATCAATGAGGAAGTCCTTCTCCCCGATCTCGAACGTGTGCTTCATAGCCTCACAGGTTCGCCGTGTGGACGGTTGTATCCTGCGTTCGTTTTGGAGCACTCCCATTTTGATCGCCCCCGTTGGAGGGGAGCGTCTTGCTGTCCTCGTGCCTCGGACACAAAGGGCTCTGCCCATTCCGAATTATGGCCGAAGGCCTTCGTGTCGCGAAGCGATAGCAAGACGCCCCCCTCCAACGGGGGCGGTCTAAACGCGAGCGATCCGATAGGGCTACTTGCTTTCGTCGATTCGCTTGAGAAACCACGCGAACCAAGTGAAGACGAGGGCGACAATGAGGAGGGGCAAGATGTAGTAGATGAAATCTGATAGGCGGAACCCATTTTTTAACATCGCCCAAGCGGTGACGGCAAAAAAGCCCAGAGCACCGGCCACGCCCAGCCACTGGGTCGCAAAGGCAAGGCGGCGCTGACGCAGAAACACGAGGATGCCGGTGAGGATTGCCCCAAGAGCTCCCAGCGCTCCGGTGCTACCGGGGAGAAGGAAGATGGGGCTATCCCCAAGATGGATCAGGAGGTCAAAGGCGCTCCAGGCCCCGACTGCCCCGATCAGCAGGTTGAGAATAGCAACCACAACCTCCCCGACACTGAGGCGCTGCTTGGGGGAGGAGTTTTGCTTGGTCGGTTTTTGTTGCTGGGCTTGCATACTACGACCTCTCTGTCTCCGTGGGGGTCTTCGCCGCCAGAATGCCGTGGCAGCGCAGAGTCAGGCGATCCACCGGCGTGGGGACTCCTGCGAGGACGATCTGGAGACCGTCGATGTCTCCACACCGGGCGAGGTGCTCCACGACGGAGAGAAGGACTTGTCGGGCTTGGTAGCTATTGGGGGAAAAGCTTCTTACCTGCTCCATCGCACGGGTGAGAGTCGCATGCGCTCCCTCACGATCTTGTGCGGCTTCTTGCACCTTGGCAATCTGGAGAAGAGTGGTGGAGCGCTCCTGTGGGCTCTTGATCTCGTCACAGGTCTGCTTGGCACGAGCCAGCTCCCCAAGGGTGGCCTCCACGACCGCCAGGCCCGCCAGGCTCGTGTCGCCAGATGCCGCCTGGTGTGCAAGCGCAAGGAGCGGGCGTGGGTCCTCGTGGAG from the Armatimonas rosea genome contains:
- the gap gene encoding type I glyceraldehyde-3-phosphate dehydrogenase: MAVRVGINGFGRIGRLTFRAIYEKYGLSGDVQIVAINDLTDAPTNAHLLKYDSNYGPFKGTVGYEGTDLVVDGQKIQVFAEKDPAAIPWSTENVDIVVESTGFFTDATKAVAHKQGTVKKVVISAPAKNEDLTIVLGVNEHMYDPAKHHVISNASCTTNGLAPVAKVLHESFGIEKGLLTTIHAYTNSQKTVDTAAKDLRDARAAAMNIVPSSTGAAKAVGLVIPELQGKFTGMAFRVPTPTVSVVDFTALLSKDAPVADINAAMKAASETPGFQGILQYNDEPLVSTDLKGNPHSSIFSAIDTVGLGNFVKVVSWYDNEWGYSNRLADLLNFLEDKGL
- a CDS encoding beta-galactosidase, giving the protein MKHTFEIGEKDFLIDGKPTVLRCGEMHYCRIPRPYWRHRLQMLKAMGCNMVATYDFWNLHEPTPGRWNFAGMADLAAYIKQAQEEGLWVMLRPGPYVCAEWELGGIPWWLLKTPDIKLRTQDPRYMSAVAKYVARLATEVRPLLVTNGGPILMVQVENEYGSYGKDKEYILAVKKLWERAGVNVPLFTADGPSQLWNGSRTDTFCGVNGGVGSLKELRRFRPSGPLIVTEYYPGWLSHWGEPFPKVGTPGIVRDVTTMLAEKTSFNLYVAHGGTSFGLWAGANYPKFAPDTTSYDYNAPIPEAGGVTEKFLAIRDAIGKATGEALPPIPKPIPTIALPRIRFEESARLLEHLPKPVLDSKPRTLESYDCALGAILYRTMLPPGEAATLSLTGIHDIAQVTVGGERLGTLNRRDGESHTVSVPPRHDSRPLDILVEALGRINYGGGLHDRKGLAGEILLDGKPLTAPWQVFPLPLEAAPTGLRYQLQDFAGPSYYRATITLTQTGDTYLDMRGWKRGMVWVNGQHLGRYWSIGPQQTLYCPGCWLKEGVNEIVVLAWEEPRQAALSGLTEPILDDLRPDALPAQPHRKRGQNLSLVSLAPTWEGTLPDGGALQSITFPTPVPGRYLCLESLSNYKGDAFATLAELTVLGENGKPLRARVIYASSEETDSEDGKSDNVLDGNPNTHWHTAYSSGEQNHPHHLVVDIGSEQLLTGVKLLPRQGDPAPNGRIKRARFYVRRDGFPGI